The following are encoded together in the Thermosipho japonicus genome:
- a CDS encoding L,D-transpeptidase family protein — translation MKKIITISLIFVVVLLHAAHLVEVDTVTSTGVILIVKPYYDASQKPKVYLYGPTGFIRAKYKGDDSYGFEDGLFRWVIPIIVGKNKFGQTVFGTISGPILDLYQYKKNISIKVVTNPEDLSLNVKVSTDYQLISGTIDGKNMILFKTSKGYVLYTKEKRNELKNVLSLKIKLPSGKIKTISYDLFTLNGFTTYLRGNFTPYVSTIIATHIVQKGETLWEIAKKYGVRTADLQIINNLENPDKIYSGMRLKIGTVQFTEGLTSIVVNLSTSRLAVYYAGKLVKVFPVAIGRSDSMPPGIYWILNKQIDPALYWYGEYIPPRSPINGLGTRFLQLSNPTYGIHGTTKPWEIGRRISHGCVRMFNFDVEVLDAFVDLGSPVLVIKSFENFPEDISQIPEFLSFKEKIKNKEGESS, via the coding sequence ATGAAAAAAATAATAACAATCTCACTTATTTTTGTTGTCGTTTTGTTACATGCAGCTCATTTAGTTGAAGTAGATACAGTTACATCAACAGGGGTTATCTTGATTGTTAAACCCTATTATGATGCATCGCAAAAACCAAAAGTTTATCTTTATGGACCAACAGGTTTTATTAGGGCAAAATATAAAGGTGATGACTCTTATGGATTTGAAGATGGACTTTTTAGGTGGGTTATACCAATAATAGTTGGTAAAAATAAATTTGGGCAGACTGTTTTTGGTACAATATCAGGTCCTATATTAGATCTGTATCAATATAAAAAGAATATTTCGATTAAAGTAGTAACTAATCCTGAAGATTTATCTTTAAATGTGAAAGTTTCTACAGATTATCAGCTTATTTCTGGCACGATTGATGGAAAAAATATGATTTTGTTTAAAACAAGTAAAGGATATGTATTATATACGAAGGAAAAGAGAAATGAATTAAAAAATGTACTTTCGCTAAAAATAAAACTTCCAAGTGGAAAAATCAAAACAATTTCGTATGATTTATTTACTTTAAATGGTTTTACTACGTATTTACGAGGGAATTTTACTCCGTATGTGTCAACTATAATTGCTACTCATATTGTTCAAAAAGGCGAAACATTGTGGGAAATTGCAAAAAAATATGGTGTGAGGACAGCAGATTTACAGATAATTAATAACCTTGAAAATCCTGATAAGATTTATTCAGGTATGAGGTTGAAGATAGGGACAGTGCAATTTACCGAAGGGTTGACTAGTATTGTTGTTAATCTTTCAACATCGAGATTGGCTGTTTACTATGCAGGAAAACTTGTAAAAGTTTTTCCAGTAGCAATAGGTAGAAGTGATTCTATGCCTCCTGGGATATACTGGATTTTAAATAAACAAATTGATCCAGCATTATACTGGTATGGAGAGTATATTCCACCACGTTCCCCAATTAATGGTTTAGGTACTCGTTTTTTACAACTTTCAAATCCAACCTACGGTATTCATGGAACAACTAAGCCTTGGGAAATTGGAAGGAGAATATCTCACGGTTGTGTAAGGATGTTTAACTTTGATGTAGAAGTATTGGATGCATTTGTGGACTTGGGTAGCCCTGTTTTAGTAATAAAAAGTTTTGAGAATTTTCCTGAAGACATTTCACAGATACCAGAGTTTTTATCATTCAAAGAGAAAATAAAAAATAAGGAAGGTGAAAGCTCATGA
- a CDS encoding rhomboid family intramembrane serine protease, translating to MKRESFYYLIFVNVLILFLIEIFKFFIPNEAVLYLMFGAQYGPLVSHGQWFRIVTSMFVHGGFIHLIFNMYALFFLGRIVENVYGTEKFLTFYFLSGIVGNLATQIFYYNSFSVGASGAIFGLIGVLFAAGFRRDTPYSLKPITGSALLPMIIINIIFGIMPGTNINNAAHIGGFLTGMLLGYVIPLYDYSWKVRKIWKVIMWILILVVVVSYISLIIWGVIG from the coding sequence TTGAAAAGAGAAAGCTTTTATTATCTTATATTTGTCAACGTATTAATACTTTTTCTAATCGAGATATTTAAGTTTTTTATTCCAAATGAGGCTGTATTATATCTTATGTTTGGAGCGCAATATGGACCTCTTGTTTCACATGGACAATGGTTTAGAATAGTAACCTCCATGTTTGTTCATGGAGGTTTTATTCATTTAATATTTAATATGTATGCACTGTTTTTTCTTGGTAGAATTGTGGAAAATGTGTATGGAACTGAAAAATTTTTGACGTTTTATTTTTTAAGTGGAATTGTAGGAAATTTAGCAACTCAAATTTTTTATTATAACTCATTTTCCGTGGGGGCCAGTGGAGCAATATTTGGTCTAATTGGTGTTTTATTTGCCGCAGGTTTTAGGAGGGATACTCCTTATTCACTAAAGCCTATTACTGGAAGTGCACTTTTGCCAATGATTATTATTAATATTATTTTCGGTATTATGCCGGGAACTAATATTAATAACGCAGCACATATTGGTGGATTTTTAACTGGGATGTTATTGGGATATGTGATTCCACTATATGATTATTCCTGGAAGGTAAGAAAAATTTGGAAAGTTATAATGTGGATTTTAATTTTGGTTGTTGTTGTATCATATATTTCTCTCATAATTTGGGGAGTGATAGGATGA
- a CDS encoding YbaB/EbfC family nucleoid-associated protein produces the protein MKKLKSFGGKNLSGKSMNQLQKLQEEMQKKLQEVEEGFSNVEVEVSVGGGAIKILATADRKVKDIEIDEDLLSDGETLKDLLTAGINELMEKIEKIREEEMAKVTQNLLPFGF, from the coding sequence ATGAAGAAATTAAAAAGCTTTGGTGGAAAGAATCTTTCAGGTAAGTCTATGAATCAACTACAAAAACTTCAAGAAGAGATGCAAAAAAAACTTCAGGAAGTTGAAGAAGGATTTTCAAATGTAGAAGTAGAAGTTAGTGTTGGTGGTGGAGCCATTAAAATTTTAGCAACAGCTGATAGAAAAGTTAAAGATATTGAAATTGACGAGGATTTATTAAGTGATGGTGAAACATTGAAGGATTTATTAACAGCTGGTATTAATGAGTTGATGGAAAAGATAGAAAAGATAAGGGAAGAGGAAATGGCAAAAGTAACTCAAAACTTGTTACCATTTGGCTTTTGA
- a CDS encoding FAD:protein FMN transferase, producing MRKKSSGDINKLTKLSLVSTILIVVIVAIILVVAVFFKPNMKYETFETFSLGTYVQLRISTNVNPSVLSKEIFNELDRITKKFDAYSEDSIIYKINHSNDWVEVDDETFAILDLSLQYAKKTNFAFDPTLGRVIDLWGFSKFSEKEDSSLVVPRKEDIEEVLKLSGAKLVEIDYKRKAVKTNGVWFDLGGIVKGYALERAYQIAKQADPNCTGFIEAGGDIRILGPKFGKEYWIIGIRNPRGNDSIDYIYLKSGAVATSGDYERYFIVDGKRYHHLIDSKTGYPADSAISATVISDDAIKADVFSTAAFVLGKKNWIYTRTIIPKYDSEVFLVTPEFEYLKTDGFEYYEKTY from the coding sequence ATGCGGAAGAAAAGTAGTGGTGACATAAATAAATTAACAAAATTATCTTTGGTATCTACAATATTAATTGTAGTAATTGTTGCAATTATTCTTGTTGTTGCAGTATTTTTTAAACCAAACATGAAGTATGAAACTTTTGAGACTTTTTCTTTGGGGACTTACGTTCAACTTAGGATTTCTACTAATGTAAATCCATCTGTTTTATCAAAAGAAATATTTAATGAGCTTGATAGAATAACCAAAAAATTTGATGCGTACAGTGAAGATTCAATTATTTACAAAATAAATCATAGTAATGATTGGGTAGAGGTTGATGATGAAACTTTTGCAATTTTGGATCTCTCACTTCAATATGCAAAAAAGACAAATTTTGCATTTGATCCAACTCTTGGGAGAGTAATTGATTTATGGGGATTTTCAAAATTCTCTGAAAAAGAGGATAGTAGTTTAGTAGTTCCTAGAAAAGAAGATATAGAAGAAGTTTTGAAGCTTTCAGGTGCAAAGCTTGTAGAAATTGATTATAAAAGGAAAGCTGTGAAAACAAACGGAGTTTGGTTTGATCTGGGAGGAATTGTAAAAGGATATGCACTTGAGAGGGCTTATCAAATTGCAAAACAAGCAGATCCAAATTGTACAGGTTTTATTGAAGCAGGTGGAGATATAAGAATACTTGGACCAAAATTTGGTAAAGAATATTGGATTATAGGTATAAGAAATCCAAGAGGTAATGATAGCATAGACTATATATATTTGAAAAGCGGGGCAGTAGCAACAAGTGGAGATTATGAAAGATATTTTATCGTTGATGGGAAAAGATATCACCACCTAATAGACAGTAAAACAGGATATCCTGCAGATAGTGCTATTAGTGCAACGGTTATATCTGATGATGCAATAAAGGCTGATGTATTTTCGACTGCAGCTTTTGTGTTAGGCAAAAAAAATTGGATTTATACAAGGACTATTATTCCAAAGTATGATTCTGAAGTATTTTTAGTTACACCTGAATTTGAGTATTTAAAGACTGATGGCTTTGAATATTATGAAAAAACATATTAA
- the amrS gene encoding AmmeMemoRadiSam system radical SAM enzyme — protein sequence MKKMATFFDEGDNGIVCRLCPRHCFLSEGQIGFCKTRKNENGILYTINYGEISSIAMDPIEKKPLFHFKPGSEILSIGSWGCNFSCGFCQNWEISQVKPAVKTVTPSQIVEIAKTRNSNGIAYTYNEPIVSYEFVLDTSRIAHKEGLYNVLVTNGYIEFEPLNVLLQSIDAMNIDLKGSNEEFYKEIGGSYSHVLKVIETAKNRGIHVEVTTLVIPTKNDDEKELIQEFKDLAKIDKDIPLHLSRYFPAYKYEISPTPIETLEKLYSIAKEYLNFVYIGNIFDPRYESTFCPDCGTQLIYREGYNVDINNITEGGYCRVCGRKVVVT from the coding sequence ATGAAGAAAATGGCAACTTTTTTTGATGAAGGGGATAATGGAATTGTCTGTAGACTTTGCCCTAGGCATTGTTTTTTATCTGAGGGACAAATTGGATTTTGCAAAACAAGAAAAAATGAAAATGGAATACTCTATACAATAAATTATGGTGAGATTTCATCAATTGCAATGGATCCAATAGAAAAAAAGCCTTTATTTCACTTTAAACCAGGAAGCGAAATTTTATCTATAGGTTCATGGGGATGTAATTTTTCATGTGGTTTTTGTCAAAATTGGGAAATTTCTCAAGTAAAACCCGCTGTTAAAACTGTTACGCCTTCGCAAATTGTGGAAATAGCAAAAACAAGAAACTCAAATGGAATTGCTTATACTTATAATGAACCTATAGTAAGTTATGAATTCGTTCTTGATACATCTAGAATAGCACATAAAGAAGGATTATACAATGTTCTTGTTACAAATGGGTATATTGAATTTGAACCTCTAAATGTTTTACTTCAAAGTATTGATGCCATGAATATTGATTTAAAAGGGAGTAATGAAGAGTTTTATAAGGAAATTGGAGGAAGTTATAGTCACGTTTTAAAGGTTATAGAAACTGCAAAGAATCGAGGAATTCATGTTGAAGTTACCACACTTGTTATACCTACGAAAAATGATGACGAAAAAGAACTTATTCAAGAATTTAAGGATTTAGCAAAAATTGATAAAGATATACCTTTGCATCTTTCAAGGTATTTTCCGGCATATAAATATGAAATATCGCCCACACCTATTGAAACCTTGGAAAAATTATATAGTATTGCAAAAGAGTATTTAAATTTTGTTTATATTGGTAATATCTTCGATCCAAGATATGAAAGTACTTTTTGTCCAGATTGTGGAACACAATTGATTTACAGAGAAGGTTATAATGTTGATATAAATAACATTACAGAAGGAGGATATTGCAGAGTATGCGGAAGAAAAGTAGTGGTGACATAA
- a CDS encoding GNAT family N-acetyltransferase, producing MKSNEKNVKLTKISDEELKNFLDMKFKDFSAEEVNFDLFKDGVNALTFQIEFEGDGTGIAQFYDIDWINRSACIRIFWDEAIENDVEIKVVRLMLKYAFEVLNLNRVYSKVVEYKKDTISVLKKCGFLQEGVERQARFFKGKYWDVLRFSMLYEDYWRAIEDLK from the coding sequence ATGAAAAGTAATGAAAAAAATGTAAAGTTAACAAAAATTTCTGACGAAGAATTAAAAAATTTTTTAGATATGAAATTTAAAGATTTTTCTGCTGAAGAGGTAAATTTTGATTTGTTTAAAGATGGAGTTAATGCACTAACCTTTCAAATTGAATTTGAGGGAGATGGTACTGGAATTGCACAATTTTACGATATAGATTGGATTAATCGAAGTGCTTGTATAAGGATTTTTTGGGATGAAGCTATTGAAAATGATGTTGAAATTAAAGTTGTAAGGTTGATGTTAAAATATGCTTTTGAAGTTTTGAATTTAAATAGAGTTTATTCAAAGGTGGTTGAGTATAAAAAAGATACTATTTCTGTATTAAAGAAATGTGGATTTTTACAGGAAGGTGTGGAACGTCAGGCGAGGTTTTTCAAAGGAAAGTATTGGGATGTGTTGAGGTTTTCAATGCTTTATGAAGATTATTGGAGAGCAATAGAAGATTTAAAATAG
- a CDS encoding ABC transporter ATP-binding protein yields MIELFSVSKRYKKDWVVKDISFSALDGEVIGIIGRNGCGKSTILKMVAGIIKPTKGKIKLNSNLISYIPEKPVLIPELTLEENIGYFASIRNVSKEKIDKEIEYFQLSSHLKKRPMELSKGLQQRLSMAIALLIDPDIVLLDEPTSGLDAESKKLILNRIKELKMNKKTILYVTHDDEEIENICDKVLILNKGVKVFFGSVEDFWMKYERFVYVTLAKDKATKLVRIEDLKNFEDIVHIRSVGIREYLGGLENEK; encoded by the coding sequence ATGATAGAACTTTTTAGTGTAAGTAAAAGATACAAAAAAGATTGGGTTGTAAAAGATATTAGTTTTTCAGCTTTGGATGGAGAGGTTATTGGGATTATTGGTAGAAATGGTTGTGGAAAAAGTACAATTTTGAAAATGGTTGCTGGGATAATAAAGCCAACGAAAGGTAAGATAAAGCTAAACTCTAATTTAATATCTTATATTCCTGAAAAACCAGTTCTTATCCCTGAATTAACACTTGAGGAAAATATTGGCTACTTTGCAAGTATACGTAATGTTAGCAAGGAAAAGATTGATAAAGAAATAGAATATTTTCAGCTATCATCACATTTAAAGAAAAGGCCAATGGAGCTTTCAAAGGGCTTGCAACAAAGATTATCAATGGCGATAGCACTTTTGATTGATCCTGATATTGTTCTTCTTGATGAACCAACTAGTGGTCTTGACGCAGAATCAAAAAAATTAATTTTGAATAGGATAAAAGAATTAAAGATGAATAAAAAAACAATATTGTATGTGACCCATGATGATGAGGAGATCGAAAATATTTGTGATAAAGTGTTAATATTAAACAAAGGTGTAAAGGTATTCTTTGGATCGGTCGAAGATTTTTGGATGAAGTATGAAAGATTTGTTTATGTTACCCTTGCAAAGGATAAAGCAACAAAACTTGTGAGAATAGAAGATTTAAAAAATTTTGAAGATATAGTTCATATCAGAAGTGTTGGGATTAGAGAATATTTGGGAGGATTAGAAAATGAAAAGTAA
- a CDS encoding prepilin-type N-terminal cleavage/methylation domain-containing protein, translated as MKKGFTLIELLIVLAVISALLSVATPVALRSVAKAKATQVAMNLRNVDSALEQALLLYPDEFNPTVLSGKNILFELYNKGFIDVDLSTKGYQIVYDDKDKKYLIKYTNNDIDPLLVKSAYPVVKQNDDGELYVEVNFQ; from the coding sequence GTGAAAAAAGGCTTTACTTTAATAGAACTTTTGATTGTTTTAGCTGTTATTTCTGCATTACTATCTGTTGCAACTCCAGTTGCGCTTAGATCAGTAGCAAAGGCAAAGGCAACTCAAGTTGCAATGAATTTGAGAAATGTAGATAGCGCTCTTGAACAGGCTTTGCTTTTATATCCTGACGAGTTTAATCCTACGGTATTGTCAGGAAAAAATATACTTTTTGAGCTTTACAATAAAGGATTTATTGATGTTGATTTATCTACAAAAGGATATCAGATAGTTTATGATGATAAAGATAAAAAATATTTGATAAAGTATACTAATAATGATATCGATCCATTACTTGTGAAGAGCGCATATCCTGTTGTAAAACAAAATGATGATGGGGAGTTGTATGTGGAGGTTAATTTTCAATGA
- the dnaN gene encoding DNA polymerase III subunit beta yields MLKLAIQRSELEKKISVAAQAVGSKTVDPILQCLLFKVEDNYLNIYSTDMQTFVVSKLNVPEVEGSGQFAVDAKLLEEIVKNVDNDQIILNYDNGKLNIKSGKSSFNIATYSEPEKFPGIELENTGIKFEIETSILQEMIDRVIFCASTESAMRALNGVYWELKDNYLRLVASDGYRLALVEQKITVDSDIDFILSLKSMKELENLIKETDEPVLTINFDHKKLAVNAGDVTVIMRVVEEVFPDYKRVLPKAFKSRIVFNKDQFLESLKRTMIIAKRGTDKVQLKVLDDTLELSSQSPEYGEVIEEIPIEKEGEDITINFNPRFLNEAVKKIEEEEVVFNFVDELSPMQINSKNVGEYLYIVLPVRA; encoded by the coding sequence ATGTTAAAACTTGCTATACAGAGGTCTGAGCTTGAAAAAAAGATTTCTGTTGCTGCCCAAGCAGTGGGTTCAAAGACAGTAGATCCTATTTTACAATGTTTGCTATTTAAAGTTGAAGATAATTATTTAAATATCTATTCTACAGATATGCAGACATTCGTTGTTTCAAAGCTTAATGTACCTGAAGTAGAAGGTTCAGGACAATTTGCAGTTGATGCAAAACTTTTGGAAGAAATTGTAAAAAATGTTGATAATGATCAAATTATCTTGAATTATGACAATGGTAAATTAAATATTAAAAGTGGGAAGAGCTCTTTTAATATAGCAACTTATTCTGAACCAGAAAAATTTCCAGGTATTGAATTAGAAAACACAGGTATAAAATTTGAGATTGAAACTTCTATTTTGCAAGAAATGATTGATCGAGTAATCTTTTGTGCATCTACTGAAAGTGCTATGAGAGCGCTTAACGGGGTGTATTGGGAACTGAAAGATAATTATTTAAGACTTGTTGCAAGTGATGGTTATAGACTAGCTCTTGTTGAGCAGAAAATTACAGTTGATTCAGATATAGATTTTATTTTGTCACTAAAGAGCATGAAGGAATTAGAAAACTTGATTAAAGAAACAGATGAACCAGTTTTGACTATAAATTTTGATCACAAAAAACTTGCTGTTAATGCCGGAGATGTAACAGTTATAATGAGAGTTGTAGAGGAAGTATTCCCGGATTATAAGCGCGTGCTTCCAAAAGCATTTAAATCTAGAATAGTTTTTAATAAAGATCAATTTTTGGAGAGTTTAAAAAGAACAATGATCATTGCAAAGAGAGGAACGGATAAAGTTCAGTTAAAAGTTTTGGATGATACATTGGAACTCAGTAGTCAAAGCCCTGAATATGGAGAAGTAATAGAAGAAATTCCTATAGAAAAAGAAGGAGAGGATATTACCATTAACTTTAATCCAAGGTTTTTAAATGAAGCGGTTAAAAAGATTGAGGAAGAAGAAGTTGTTTTTAACTTTGTTGATGAACTAAGCCCAATGCAGATAAATTCTAAAAATGTTGGGGAATATCTTTATATAGTTTTGCCTGTTAGGGCATAA